A part of Emcibacter nanhaiensis genomic DNA contains:
- a CDS encoding PAS domain-containing protein, with the protein MSGQNRTQKFFVYLPPPKNMFKSPIDNSDLDLAPLKALFNYWQKIRGERDMPAKADFSPAAVPKLLPYIALFEVEENPRRYRTRLVGSKITEIFGLNITGAYTDERPEFDEFMKRQSWLVENKTPYLYIDSLEWINKEYLHYKGLGLPFSDDMENVNFIMYGVFNYSPDTR; encoded by the coding sequence ATGTCCGGTCAAAATCGGACTCAGAAGTTTTTTGTGTATCTGCCGCCACCGAAAAATATGTTCAAATCGCCTATAGATAACTCAGATTTAGATCTGGCTCCCCTGAAAGCACTGTTCAACTATTGGCAGAAAATCAGGGGAGAGCGGGATATGCCAGCCAAAGCGGATTTCTCGCCAGCGGCCGTCCCTAAACTTCTTCCCTATATCGCCCTCTTTGAAGTTGAAGAAAATCCCCGACGGTACCGTACTCGACTGGTCGGTTCAAAGATTACTGAGATCTTTGGATTGAACATAACAGGGGCTTATACAGACGAGCGTCCCGAATTCGACGAATTCATGAAACGCCAAAGTTGGCTGGTGGAGAACAAAACACCCTATCTCTACATTGACTCGCTTGAATGGATTAACAAGGAATATCTTCATTACAAGGGCTTGGGCTTGCCTTTCTCCGATGACATGGAAAATGTAAACTTTATCATGTACGGGGTTTTCAACTATTCTCCCGACACCCGTTAA
- a CDS encoding PAS domain-containing protein → MFKSPVKLSDIEPEPLQKLFSYWQKIRADRKMPAKQDFNPSDVPSLLPYITLIDVEENPRRYRTRLAGTENTRVLGFDPTGRYFEETPQLSGAIKRFTWLVEHKEPYLYRGSLKWSDKDFLDYYSIALPFSDDDKNVNILLFGVYYLFIEESEHGMEHNV, encoded by the coding sequence ATGTTCAAGTCACCTGTAAAACTATCCGATATCGAGCCGGAGCCTCTTCAAAAACTATTCAGCTATTGGCAAAAGATAAGGGCGGACCGCAAAATGCCTGCCAAACAGGATTTTAACCCATCGGATGTGCCATCATTGTTACCCTACATCACCTTGATCGATGTCGAAGAAAATCCGCGTCGCTACCGCACACGGCTGGCCGGCACAGAAAACACCCGGGTTCTCGGTTTCGACCCAACCGGCCGATATTTTGAGGAGACACCTCAACTATCCGGTGCGATCAAAAGGTTTACCTGGCTGGTAGAACATAAGGAACCCTACCTCTACAGGGGTTCGCTCAAATGGTCTGACAAGGACTTCCTGGACTACTATAGTATTGCGCTCCCTTTTTCTGATGACGATAAAAATGTAAACATACTCTTGTTCGGGGTGTATTATCTGTTCATCGAAGAAAGTGAACATGGGATGGAGCATAATGTATAA
- a CDS encoding PAS domain-containing protein → MYKSPVVAEDIKPDHLKELFIYWQKIRGNKPMPSRADFHPEELPAVLPHIVLFDVSDKKPYRYFTRLVGTETVRAMGFDFTGKYLDEIPSLSAVQERFDWISENGTPYYYQGKLVWSEKSYMDYCTLALPFSNDGKKVNILMYGTDYYLPDDHPERWYS, encoded by the coding sequence ATGTATAAATCACCGGTTGTTGCTGAAGATATAAAACCGGATCATCTGAAAGAGCTTTTCATATACTGGCAAAAAATCAGGGGCAATAAACCCATGCCGAGCCGTGCAGATTTTCATCCGGAAGAACTTCCGGCGGTCCTGCCACATATTGTCCTCTTCGACGTCAGCGACAAAAAACCCTACCGTTATTTCACCCGCCTGGTGGGCACGGAAACCGTCAGAGCCATGGGGTTTGATTTCACCGGAAAATACCTTGATGAAATCCCCTCACTTTCCGCCGTTCAGGAGAGGTTCGACTGGATTTCTGAAAACGGAACTCCCTATTATTATCAGGGAAAACTGGTGTGGTCGGAAAAATCATATATGGATTATTGCACCCTTGCGCTGCCCTTTTCCAACGATGGTAAAAAGGTGAATATCCTGATGTACGGAACCGATTACTATTTGCCAGACGACCACCCGGAACGATGGTATTCCTGA
- a CDS encoding PAS domain-containing protein gives MFKSPIELSDIEPKALRDLFIYWNKIRGEKSMPSRKDFRPSDVPRLLPHIVMVDVEQDSGRYLTRLVGTETVKAMGIDLTGRYVNDVPQMSVVLERYQWIVENKTPYIYTGQLAWSEKSYLEYFALGLPLSDDDKRVDIIMWGLVYYFPSEQRTRFPIE, from the coding sequence ATGTTCAAATCCCCCATTGAACTTTCAGACATTGAACCAAAAGCCCTTCGGGACCTGTTCATATACTGGAACAAAATCAGAGGCGAAAAATCCATGCCGTCAAGAAAGGATTTCCGCCCCAGCGATGTACCGCGCCTTCTGCCCCATATAGTCATGGTGGATGTGGAACAGGACAGTGGTCGTTATCTCACCCGGCTGGTCGGCACAGAGACCGTGAAAGCCATGGGGATCGATCTGACAGGCAGGTATGTCAACGACGTTCCACAAATGTCGGTTGTCCTGGAACGATATCAATGGATCGTAGAGAATAAAACCCCCTATATCTATACCGGACAGCTGGCCTGGTCCGAGAAATCATATCTGGAGTATTTTGCCCTGGGACTGCCGTTATCAGACGATGACAAGAGGGTCGACATCATCATGTGGGGGCTGGTCTATTATTTTCCAAGCGAGCAAAGAACCCGCTTTCCCATAGAATGA
- a CDS encoding PAS domain-containing protein has translation MFKSPVTPEDIPPEELKELLRLWQKIKGEKFMPTRKDFNPAAATRLLPHISLVDVESSPRRYRFRLVGSATVKAMGRDVTGKYMDEIPGMENMKERYNWLVENMVPYLYKGQLVWSEKNFLDYFALGLPFSEDGENVSLIMYGMYYLFPGDERTIMP, from the coding sequence ATGTTCAAGTCACCTGTCACACCAGAAGATATTCCCCCCGAAGAACTGAAGGAACTTTTGCGCCTGTGGCAAAAGATAAAAGGTGAAAAATTCATGCCCACCCGCAAGGATTTTAATCCCGCGGCGGCGACACGCCTTTTGCCACATATCTCGCTGGTAGATGTGGAGAGCAGTCCCCGGCGTTACCGTTTCCGGCTGGTAGGGTCCGCCACCGTAAAAGCCATGGGACGGGATGTCACCGGCAAATATATGGATGAGATTCCGGGCATGGAGAATATGAAGGAACGCTATAACTGGCTGGTGGAAAACATGGTCCCCTATCTTTACAAGGGACAGCTGGTCTGGTCGGAGAAAAACTTTCTCGACTATTTTGCCCTCGGGCTGCCGTTTTCTGAAGATGGTGAAAACGTCAGCCTTATCATGTATGGCATGTATTATCTGTTCCCGGGTGACGAGCGAACCATTATGCCCTGA
- a CDS encoding PAS domain-containing protein: MFKHPLEASDIPQEELKELFLHWQKIKGDKLMPARKDFNPADVPTLLPNILLADVEQAPRRYRFRLIGTAVTRAMSRDSTGKYLDEVPGTTAMEERWNWLVENRKPYLYEGDLVWSEKSFLGYYALGLPFSEDGTNVSLLMYGLYYMIPRDQRTIAPKDLQN; this comes from the coding sequence ATGTTCAAACACCCTCTGGAAGCCTCGGATATTCCGCAGGAGGAGCTGAAGGAACTTTTCCTTCACTGGCAAAAAATAAAGGGCGATAAATTGATGCCCGCGCGCAAGGATTTCAATCCTGCCGACGTGCCAACCCTGTTACCCAATATTTTGCTGGCCGATGTTGAACAGGCCCCGCGCAGGTACCGTTTCCGTCTGATCGGCACCGCCGTAACCCGCGCCATGTCCCGTGACTCTACAGGCAAATATCTTGACGAGGTGCCTGGCACAACAGCGATGGAAGAACGATGGAACTGGCTGGTGGAGAACAGGAAACCCTATCTTTATGAGGGCGACCTGGTCTGGTCAGAAAAATCTTTTCTCGGATATTATGCCCTCGGCCTGCCTTTTTCGGAGGATGGCACCAATGTCTCGCTGTTGATGTATGGTCTCTATTACATGATCCCGAGAGACCAGCGGACAATTGCCCCCAAAGACTTGCAAAACTGA
- the modC gene encoding molybdenum ABC transporter ATP-binding protein, with the protein MTMAPVIQSCFRLDRGQAGEFQLDVDLRLPGQGVSVLFGPSGSGKTTLLRCMAGLERVPGGVMRLSDRVWQDGNIFIPVHKRKVGYVFQEANLFPHLTARGNINYALRRSATTAEKDEFEKVISLLGLSRFMDRYPAALSGGEKQRVAIARALLIRPDLLLMDEPLAALDQGRKQEILPYLEHLREELSLPVVYVTHSLQELTRLANHVVVLEEGRVKTEGSFHSVLQDLSGLTGEPGEDVGTIIEGSVVEREPEWQLMTVAFPGGRLCVQDREGTEDVRLRVLARDVSIALGNQTDSSILNRLPAEIDKIETRPDEALAMVYLKAGETILLARLTRRSVAELGLAAGMKVWAQIKSVAVVQ; encoded by the coding sequence ATGACGATGGCGCCGGTGATACAGTCATGCTTCAGGCTTGACCGCGGGCAGGCGGGTGAGTTTCAGCTGGACGTTGATCTGAGATTGCCCGGTCAGGGGGTTTCTGTTCTGTTTGGCCCATCCGGTTCGGGGAAAACCACACTTTTGCGCTGCATGGCGGGACTGGAACGGGTTCCCGGCGGCGTCATGCGTCTCAGTGACCGGGTCTGGCAGGACGGGAATATATTCATTCCGGTGCATAAAAGGAAAGTCGGCTATGTTTTCCAGGAAGCCAATCTTTTCCCCCATCTGACAGCGCGGGGAAATATTAACTATGCTCTCCGCCGGTCGGCGACAACGGCAGAAAAGGACGAGTTCGAAAAGGTTATTTCACTGCTCGGGCTTTCCCGTTTTATGGACCGTTATCCGGCAGCCCTGTCGGGCGGCGAGAAACAGCGGGTGGCCATCGCCCGGGCGCTGTTGATCCGGCCCGACCTGCTGCTGATGGATGAACCGCTTGCGGCCCTGGACCAGGGCCGTAAACAGGAGATCCTGCCCTATCTCGAACACCTCAGGGAGGAACTCAGCCTGCCGGTAGTCTATGTAACTCATTCTCTGCAGGAACTGACCCGCCTGGCCAACCATGTGGTGGTTCTGGAAGAGGGACGCGTAAAGACCGAAGGTTCCTTTCACAGTGTTTTGCAGGACCTGTCCGGATTGACGGGGGAGCCCGGGGAAGACGTCGGCACGATAATCGAGGGATCTGTTGTCGAACGGGAGCCGGAATGGCAACTGATGACCGTGGCGTTTCCCGGCGGCAGACTCTGTGTACAGGACAGGGAAGGTACAGAAGATGTCCGGCTCAGGGTGCTGGCGCGGGATGTCAGTATTGCACTTGGCAATCAGACTGACAGCAGTATCCTGAACCGCCTGCCAGCAGAAATTGATAAAATTGAAACCAGGCCCGATGAAGCCCTTGCCATGGTTTACCTGAAAGCCGGTGAGACAATCCTGCTGGCGCGCCTGACTCGCCGTTCGGTGGCGGAACTTGGGCTGGCCGCGGGCATGAAGGTCTGGGCTCAGATCAAATCGGTTGCTGTCGTTCAGTAA
- the modB gene encoding molybdate ABC transporter permease subunit, which produces MGFAEADLAAIWLTVRIATTVTLLLLLIGTPIAWWLARTRSWLKGPVAAIVALPLVLPPTVLGFYLLLAMGPDGPLGALTQALGLGLLPFTFWGLVVASVFYSLPFVVQPLQNSMETLGDKPLEVAATLGAGPWDRFFTVVVPLIKPGFLTAAVLGFAHTVGEFGIVLMIGGNIPGETRMVSVQIYDYVEALEYADAHWLAGAMVLFSFLVLLALYGFNRGRSASVRLFGGRK; this is translated from the coding sequence ATGGGATTTGCCGAGGCAGACCTTGCTGCCATCTGGCTGACGGTTCGGATCGCGACGACGGTAACGCTTCTGTTGCTGTTGATCGGTACGCCCATTGCCTGGTGGCTGGCGCGAACCAGGTCCTGGCTGAAAGGTCCTGTCGCGGCGATTGTCGCCCTGCCGCTGGTGCTGCCGCCGACGGTGCTTGGTTTTTACCTTCTGCTGGCCATGGGGCCGGACGGCCCGCTCGGCGCCTTGACCCAGGCGCTGGGACTGGGGCTATTGCCCTTTACCTTCTGGGGGCTGGTGGTGGCCTCGGTCTTCTATTCCCTGCCGTTTGTGGTGCAGCCGCTGCAAAACTCCATGGAGACATTGGGGGACAAACCGCTGGAGGTGGCGGCCACCCTGGGGGCGGGACCCTGGGACCGGTTCTTCACGGTTGTTGTCCCCCTGATCAAGCCGGGTTTTCTCACCGCTGCCGTACTCGGCTTTGCCCATACGGTCGGTGAGTTTGGTATTGTGCTGATGATCGGCGGCAATATTCCCGGTGAAACCCGCATGGTGTCCGTACAGATCTACGACTATGTGGAAGCGCTGGAGTATGCCGATGCACACTGGCTGGCCGGGGCCATGGTGCTGTTTTCCTTCCTGGTGCTGCTGGCGCTTTATGGATTTAATCGCGGCCGTTCCGCATCTGTCCGCCTGTTCGGAGGCAGAAAATGA
- the modA gene encoding molybdate ABC transporter substrate-binding protein has protein sequence MRFIAVLSCLFATFLGVSSHAGEVTVAVASNFTGAMKEIAGAFEKQSGHRVKLSFGSSGKFYAQIRNGAPFEVFLSADQAKPAALDKDGLTVAGSRFSYAIGALALWSSDAKVVDNGGGILKRGTFRKIAIANPKLAPYGVAATQVLDALGLTDIVRGKLVMGENISQTFQFVGSGNAEIGFVALSQVMQGNKVKAGSAWIVPPELYQPIRQDAVLLKRGEANEAAGALLSFLRSEQAGRIITSFGYRVPTDD, from the coding sequence ATGAGGTTTATCGCCGTTTTGAGCTGTTTGTTTGCAACCTTTCTGGGGGTGTCGTCACATGCGGGCGAAGTCACGGTGGCGGTCGCCTCCAATTTTACCGGTGCGATGAAAGAAATTGCCGGCGCTTTCGAGAAGCAATCCGGGCACAGGGTCAAACTTTCCTTTGGCTCCTCCGGAAAATTTTATGCCCAGATCAGGAACGGGGCGCCCTTCGAGGTGTTTTTGTCCGCCGATCAGGCCAAACCCGCAGCCCTGGACAAGGATGGGCTAACCGTGGCCGGGAGCCGCTTCAGCTACGCCATTGGCGCCCTGGCGCTGTGGTCGTCGGATGCGAAGGTCGTGGACAACGGAGGCGGGATCCTGAAACGGGGGACATTCCGCAAGATTGCCATCGCCAATCCGAAACTGGCCCCCTATGGCGTGGCCGCGACACAGGTACTTGACGCGCTCGGATTGACTGACATAGTCAGAGGTAAACTGGTCATGGGGGAAAATATCTCCCAGACCTTCCAATTCGTCGGCAGCGGAAACGCAGAGATCGGTTTTGTCGCCCTGTCGCAGGTCATGCAGGGCAACAAGGTGAAGGCCGGATCAGCCTGGATTGTGCCCCCGGAGCTTTATCAACCGATCCGCCAGGATGCGGTGCTGCTTAAGCGCGGCGAGGCAAATGAAGCGGCAGGGGCACTTTTGAGCTTCCTGCGCAGTGAACAGGCCGGAAGAATAATTACTTCTTTCGGCTATAGAGTGCCGACGGACGATTAA
- a CDS encoding cytochrome B6: protein MKIPKSCKYLTAVLAASTILATGLVSSAGADQATSYAPIAIKEEFAKTKKRMEGDKKKIEKRHNKLLEERYDLSDSPIKGVTMSGGKAVQGGVRVKLPKGVDSWEDLAAMSPEEIRDKGLFPKGFLPLPHPNHPEGGMVFPQSHIDEIKKQEGRDLTRFDLDYDLPAHLLPDFPAPIYLTTRPDLGDVSQGQLVTIMNYYELFNGILNPKQLEGLRLLVTPFPQQQFNQTEDRRTALASRGVTCFDCHANGHTNAATHLVGDIRPQEFRHRLDTPPLRGVNVQRLFGSQRALKSVEDFTEFEQRAAYFDGDHVIAAKKGVNALERGSQVHFMAEFQELLDFPPAPKLDVFGRLDPKKATEAELRGEAVFNGKGRCTECHMAPYYTDNLMHNLKTERFFKPQMINGRMASADGPIKTFPLRGIKDSPTYMHDGRLLTLADTVEFFNIVLETKLTEQEKSDLVAFMLAL from the coding sequence ATGAAAATTCCAAAATCCTGCAAATATCTGACAGCCGTTCTGGCTGCGTCTACTATCTTGGCTACCGGTCTGGTTTCTTCTGCCGGGGCGGATCAGGCGACAAGTTACGCCCCGATCGCCATCAAGGAAGAATTTGCCAAAACCAAAAAGCGGATGGAAGGCGATAAGAAAAAAATTGAAAAACGCCACAACAAGCTTCTGGAAGAAAGATATGACCTGAGTGACAGCCCGATCAAGGGTGTTACCATGTCCGGGGGCAAGGCAGTCCAGGGCGGGGTTCGCGTCAAACTGCCCAAGGGAGTGGATTCCTGGGAAGATCTTGCCGCCATGTCACCGGAGGAAATCCGTGATAAGGGTTTGTTCCCCAAAGGATTTTTGCCTTTGCCGCACCCGAACCATCCAGAAGGGGGTATGGTGTTCCCCCAGTCACACATCGATGAAATCAAGAAACAGGAAGGTCGCGACCTGACCCGTTTCGACCTTGACTATGACCTGCCGGCCCATTTGCTGCCGGATTTCCCAGCGCCGATTTACCTGACAACCCGCCCGGATCTCGGGGATGTTTCCCAGGGGCAGCTGGTCACTATTATGAACTATTATGAACTGTTCAACGGTATCCTCAATCCGAAGCAGCTCGAAGGCCTGCGGCTGCTGGTGACGCCGTTCCCGCAGCAACAGTTCAACCAGACTGAAGATCGCCGGACCGCATTGGCCAGCCGGGGCGTGACCTGCTTTGACTGTCATGCCAACGGCCATACCAATGCGGCTACTCACCTGGTCGGGGACATCCGTCCGCAGGAGTTCCGCCACCGGCTTGATACGCCGCCGTTGCGCGGGGTCAATGTCCAGCGCCTGTTCGGCTCCCAGCGGGCGCTTAAATCGGTCGAGGACTTCACCGAGTTTGAACAGCGGGCGGCCTATTTTGACGGCGACCATGTCATTGCCGCCAAGAAAGGCGTCAATGCTCTCGAGCGCGGCAGCCAGGTTCACTTCATGGCGGAGTTCCAGGAATTGCTCGATTTCCCGCCGGCGCCCAAGCTTGATGTATTTGGGCGTCTGGACCCGAAAAAGGCCACCGAAGCCGAACTCAGGGGCGAAGCGGTGTTCAACGGCAAAGGACGTTGTACTGAATGCCATATGGCGCCTTATTACACCGACAACCTGATGCATAATCTGAAAACGGAACGCTTCTTCAAGCCACAGATGATAAACGGTCGTATGGCGTCCGCCGACGGGCCGATCAAGACTTTCCCGCTGCGTGGCATCAAGGATTCCCCGACCTATATGCATGACGGCCGTCTGCTGACCCTTGCCGATACGGTTGAGTTCTTCAACATTGTGCTGGAAACGAAACTGACCGAACAGGAAAAATCCGATCTGGTGGCCTTTATGTTGGCGCTTTAA
- a CDS encoding MarR family winged helix-turn-helix transcriptional regulator — protein MTREQIGESLHTLMHTYRRAMRTAYRRRHLPLSIPYIRALKMIRSMPDCTARDVGKRLRRDKGQITRVIKELLAERLIERHPHPEDKRSQILMLTDKGRETLTTVTAAENEAAADMVQGLTAGEIEEFTRLSQVMVANLDKQKPARGKE, from the coding sequence ATGACCAGAGAACAAATCGGCGAATCCCTTCATACCCTGATGCATACCTACCGGCGGGCGATGAGAACGGCGTACCGGCGGCGCCATCTGCCGTTGAGCATTCCCTATATCCGGGCCCTGAAAATGATCAGAAGTATGCCGGACTGCACCGCCCGTGATGTCGGAAAACGGCTTCGGCGGGACAAGGGGCAGATCACCAGAGTGATTAAAGAGCTTCTGGCAGAGAGACTGATCGAAAGACACCCCCACCCCGAAGACAAACGCAGCCAGATTCTGATGCTGACGGACAAAGGCCGTGAAACCCTGACAACCGTCACGGCCGCTGAAAATGAAGCCGCCGCGGATATGGTCCAGGGGCTGACGGCAGGCGAAATAGAGGAGTTCACCAGACTGTCTCAGGTCATGGTCGCAAACCTGGATAAGCAGAAACCAGCAAGAGGAAAAGAATGA
- a CDS encoding siderophore-interacting protein has product MQRRPAPRELTVINRQMITPNMLRLTLGGDGMASFPADQAGGYVKLMLPLPGSERPAVRTYTIRAQRQREIDIDFVLHEDGGPASRWALDAEPGGKIMVGGPGPKKPIDPTAGWVLTVGDMTALPAISVNLASLPPHVRGHAVLEILSADDRQDLKKPDGVELHWLVNPLPGQNSELLLDKVKTLDWPEKAPHIWTACEFSGMKALRSYYLDECSHDKKCLYVSSYWKHGSSEDKHKVLKREDAERVK; this is encoded by the coding sequence ATGCAACGACGTCCCGCCCCCCGCGAGCTTACGGTCATCAACCGGCAGATGATTACCCCCAATATGCTGCGTCTTACACTGGGCGGGGATGGCATGGCATCTTTTCCGGCCGACCAGGCCGGCGGCTATGTCAAGCTGATGCTTCCCCTGCCGGGCAGCGAGCGCCCCGCCGTGCGCACCTATACCATCCGCGCCCAGCGGCAGAGGGAAATTGATATCGACTTTGTCCTTCATGAAGACGGCGGTCCGGCCTCGCGCTGGGCCCTGGACGCCGAGCCCGGCGGCAAGATCATGGTCGGCGGCCCGGGGCCGAAAAAGCCCATTGATCCGACAGCCGGCTGGGTCCTCACCGTCGGCGATATGACCGCCCTGCCCGCCATCAGCGTTAACCTGGCAAGCCTGCCGCCTCATGTGCGCGGCCACGCCGTGCTGGAAATCCTGTCCGCTGACGACAGGCAGGACCTGAAAAAACCTGACGGTGTCGAACTCCATTGGCTCGTCAATCCGCTTCCCGGTCAGAACAGTGAGCTGCTGCTGGACAAGGTCAAAACGCTCGACTGGCCGGAAAAGGCCCCTCATATCTGGACCGCCTGTGAATTCAGCGGTATGAAAGCCCTGCGCAGCTATTATCTTGACGAGTGCAGCCACGACAAAAAATGCCTTTATGTCTCCAGCTACTGGAAACACGGCAGCAGTGAAGACAAACACAAGGTACTCAAACGGGAAGATGCAGAGCGCGTGAAATAG
- the katG gene encoding catalase/peroxidase HPI codes for MALSVPAVATADSSAMGEGVAKSNQFWWPEQLNLSPLRDQGAESNPYGEDFDYAAEFAKLDLEQVKSDINELLTTSQDWWPADYGNYGPFFIRMAWHSAGTYRTNDGRGGADGGQQRFDPLNSWPDNASLDKARRLLWPVKQKYGKQLSWGDLMVLAGTVAMDNMGFKTIGFAGGRADDWEPELVYWGPEQKFLAKDHGRRGKGGKLDNPLAAVQMGLIYVNPEGPNGNPDPIAAAADIRESFGRMAMNDEEIVALIAGGHTFGKAHGAHKVEECVGAEPAAAPIEEQGFGWKNKCGKGNAEDTITSGLEGAWTASPAQWTSMYLDNLFGFEWKMTKSPAGATQWTPTDESAREMVPDAHVDGKFHAPMMFTTDLSLKMDPEFRKIAKRFQENPEEFEKAFAKAWFKLTHRDMGPKALYVGADAPEETFIWQDPIPKADYKVISSRDVKKLKAEILETGLTVPELVRTAWAAASTFRATDMRGGANGGRLALEPQKSWAVNNPAEIDKVLSKLEEVKAGFNKKNSKTRVSLADLIVLGGNAAIEKAAKDAGLKDVKVPFQPGRTDASQDQTDVKSFAFLEPKADGFRNYYSDGAYFSPAEMLVEKADQLDLTVPEMTVLVGGLRALNANTGQVAHGVFTDKPGTLNNDFFVNLLDMSTQWKKSADAEGVYEGYDRKSGEKKWTATPVDLIFGSNSELRAIAEVYAFDGAEDKFVADFISAWNKVMNADRFDLK; via the coding sequence ATGGCCTTGTCTGTGCCCGCTGTTGCCACGGCAGACTCCTCCGCCATGGGGGAAGGTGTTGCCAAATCCAACCAGTTCTGGTGGCCTGAACAACTGAACCTCAGCCCGCTTCGCGACCAGGGCGCGGAATCCAATCCCTACGGTGAAGATTTCGACTATGCTGCGGAATTTGCCAAACTCGACCTGGAGCAGGTGAAGAGCGACATCAACGAGCTGCTGACCACGTCCCAGGACTGGTGGCCGGCCGACTACGGCAACTATGGCCCCTTCTTTATCCGCATGGCCTGGCACAGCGCCGGGACCTACCGGACCAATGACGGCCGCGGCGGCGCCGACGGCGGCCAGCAGCGGTTTGATCCGCTCAACAGCTGGCCCGACAATGCCAGCCTCGACAAGGCGCGTCGCCTGCTGTGGCCGGTGAAACAGAAATACGGCAAGCAGCTGTCCTGGGGCGACCTGATGGTTCTGGCCGGTACCGTGGCCATGGACAATATGGGCTTCAAAACCATTGGTTTTGCCGGTGGCCGTGCGGACGACTGGGAGCCGGAACTGGTTTATTGGGGCCCGGAACAGAAGTTCCTGGCGAAAGATCATGGCCGTCGCGGCAAGGGCGGCAAGCTGGACAACCCGCTGGCGGCCGTGCAGATGGGCCTGATCTATGTGAACCCGGAAGGCCCGAACGGCAATCCGGACCCGATCGCGGCCGCTGCGGACATCCGTGAATCCTTTGGCCGGATGGCGATGAACGACGAAGAGATCGTTGCCCTGATCGCCGGCGGTCACACCTTCGGTAAAGCCCACGGCGCCCACAAAGTGGAAGAATGCGTCGGTGCGGAACCGGCTGCGGCCCCGATCGAAGAACAGGGGTTTGGCTGGAAAAACAAATGCGGTAAAGGGAACGCCGAAGACACCATCACCAGCGGCCTGGAAGGCGCCTGGACAGCTTCCCCGGCCCAGTGGACCAGCATGTATCTGGACAATCTGTTCGGCTTTGAATGGAAGATGACCAAAAGCCCGGCCGGCGCCACCCAGTGGACCCCGACCGATGAATCCGCCAGGGAAATGGTGCCTGACGCCCATGTCGACGGCAAATTCCATGCCCCGATGATGTTCACCACCGACCTGTCCCTGAAAATGGATCCGGAGTTCCGCAAGATCGCCAAGCGCTTCCAGGAAAACCCGGAAGAGTTTGAAAAAGCCTTTGCCAAGGCCTGGTTCAAACTGACGCACCGCGACATGGGCCCGAAAGCGCTTTATGTGGGTGCTGACGCTCCCGAGGAGACCTTCATCTGGCAGGATCCGATCCCCAAGGCCGATTACAAAGTGATCAGCTCCCGGGATGTGAAGAAGCTGAAGGCCGAAATCCTCGAGACCGGCCTGACTGTGCCGGAACTGGTGCGCACTGCCTGGGCAGCCGCTTCAACCTTCCGCGCCACTGACATGCGTGGTGGCGCCAACGGTGGACGCCTGGCCCTGGAGCCCCAGAAAAGCTGGGCGGTCAATAACCCGGCCGAAATCGACAAGGTTCTGTCCAAACTGGAAGAGGTTAAAGCTGGCTTCAACAAGAAGAACAGCAAGACCAGGGTTTCCCTGGCCGACCTGATTGTGCTCGGCGGTAACGCTGCGATCGAAAAGGCTGCCAAGGATGCCGGTCTCAAGGATGTGAAGGTGCCGTTCCAGCCGGGCCGTACCGACGCCTCCCAGGATCAGACCGACGTGAAATCCTTTGCCTTCCTGGAACCGAAGGCTGACGGGTTCCGGAACTATTACAGCGACGGCGCTTATTTTTCCCCGGCGGAAATGCTGGTGGAAAAGGCGGATCAGCTTGACCTGACAGTGCCGGAAATGACGGTTCTGGTCGGCGGCCTGCGGGCGCTCAACGCCAACACCGGACAGGTTGCACACGGTGTGTTCACCGATAAGCCGGGTACCCTGAACAATGACTTCTTTGTCAACCTGCTCGACATGTCCACCCAGTGGAAAAAGTCTGCGGATGCCGAAGGGGTTTACGAAGGCTATGACCGCAAGTCAGGCGAGAAAAAATGGACCGCGACGCCGGTTGACCTGATCTTCGGTTCCAACTCCGAACTTCGCGCCATTGCCGAGGTTTATGCCTTCGACGGCGCAGAGGACAAATTTGTCGCAGATTTCATCAGCGCCTGGAACAAGGTGATGAATGCCGACCGGTTTGACCTGAAGTAA